The genomic stretch ACTAATCTATTTCTCGACTAAATGTTGTTGCTCTgtatctgattaaaaaaaattattgcaATTCTAAACCAATACTTTTTAAGGGTGTGTTATGTTTTATGGGGATTATGCAATCATAAAGCTGTCAAAATTATAGACTGCACtactcttcatcatcttcaacACCTCTGAATGGACATGACTAACTTGGTAGAAAAGGGGAGGAAGCTTACATCCATTATGCGATTATATCTAACAATGTCACCATGTTACAATGTCACAAGcagaagaaagcagaaggtaagaGGAGGGTGATTTATGCAGCCTACACAACCATGCAGTTACAGTGACATTTATGATATGTGTGGGATTAATGTGACTAACTGCTGGGAAGTTATAACAGCATGTTGGCATGTGAACAACAGATCCTCACAGTGTAACCTTTCAGAAAGTGACGATTACATGTATGAAACACGACGTGTTGTATTTGTTCGCTCTAAAAGGGAATAGCAGGGCTCCTAAAAGCCatgtcaaacatgttttgtcCCGCTTATCAAAAGGAGCAGCAGCCAATTACTTAACGTTACTCTCAATATGCACTTTATGGATCAGTGGTTTAATAGCTAACATAAACCAATTTAGCATGATATGAAATATTGGTAACGTGGCATGACACCTCCCCACTCCTTTGcccatacaaaaaaaaaaaaactcttgatTCATCCCTTCAAGGACCAAACAGTGAAATTATGTTGACACTTTGTATAATTTGTAACATTGAAACGTACTCTTGCTTCTGTAAAGTTGTGAAAGTCAACCAACGTTAAAAACCCACATTTTGTTGTAATACGACTGAGAGTCTTTGCTAAGCAAAACAGGCACAACCTAGCTAGGTAAGCTATTTGGAGGCTAAACTTTGGACGGCACTGATTGCAGCTCACTGGGTCACATCAACGTTTGGTTAGCCTGATGAGGCTAAcgtggctagctagctaagagattagctagctaaaagttagcgtaaataaaaacacttgaaaacacactgaaattCACACTCACTCGTCGTGTTTCAAGTAACTTTCTTCTGTGATAGGTTTAATGGGGGCTATGTTTTCTGTCGTGCTGTTGTAGTTTCGGAAACACACTGTCAGCTTCTCGTCAAAGTCGTGGACGAGGTCCTCCATCGATTTGAAGCTGCAGATCTCGCCGGAGAAACTGTTGTCCAGGTCTGAGAAATCGTCTAGGCCCGACGAAGGATCGCTCACGTTTGAGTTCAGCTGGTCCAGCTGGTCGGCCGACGCCGAGGACGGCTTGAATTCGTTAAAATCCTGCCAGTCCTCATCGAAGTGGGCTAACGGAGCCGCCATGACTGCCGTTGGAGCTCTGTTGACAGCCAGCTAGACCCCTCGATGGTGCTCTGTTCTCGGCTGCTAGacactagactagactagacggGGAGgcggagaaagggagagggagagagagagagagagagagagagagagagagagagagagcgagagagagagggcagtGTGACGTCAGTTTTGACACCCATCCATTTCAGATGGAGCACAACAAACCGTCAACTGGGTTTCCATGTATGGTTTCTATAATGGATCTAATTGctatgctgttttttatttctttaagtgTCAATGGCTTATGTAAGCCTTAACACAGTCAGTCAGAACAGATCTGTACTCCCATAGGCTATATTTAGAAATCCAGTTCAGAAAAGCAGCCCATGCATCTTGCATCACTTCTGCAGTAAGCTAAAGCCAagctcattgttttgctttctcAGAAGTGTCTTACTCAAAGCTCTTCAATTCAAAACAACCCAGagcctgataaaaaaaaagacctttacACGTTTTGCTCCATGCAGATGGACTAAACTGCAGCAGGATTTGAAAAGGGATCACCTGGTTTGGGGTGCAAAGTCACTAAATCGATTTACTCAAGTATTCTAATTTATTTGAGTATTTCCATCTTGTGCAGCTAATCTACTCCACTTCATCTCACAGGTAAATATTGTACTATTTACTAATGATCTGACAGCTTTATAGAATTTTCTGCTAAAGTGAAGTGTTCCTTTTTAGAGTGAGAGAATTCTCCTACTTACAAGATAAATAACTATGTCTATGAGGGGCCGTCAGGGACATTAttcagaattacctctcacaaacacatgtgaaatgctcttacatacactactgaaaCACTCTCACATAAACAACTAGAGGATTAttcgctcacacacactactgaaacactctcacacatactactgaaacgctctcacacatactactgaaacgctctcacacNNNNNNNNNNNNNNNNNNNNNNNNNNNNNNNNNNNNNNNNNNNNNNNNNNNNNNNNNNNNNNNNNNNNNNNNNNNNNNNNNNNNNNNNNNNNNNNNNNNNGGAGTTGAGCCGTTAAGGTATTCTGTATTGTCAAATCAAGACTTGGACAGAGTTGTAACGAATATACTACAGAACACTACAAATGCAGGTGAAACATACATACTTGGAAGCCTGAGATCACGTGGTTTGAGGATTCAGCGCTGCCGGGTCAGACAGAGCCTGCATCATGTGGATCCTATTGGGCGATCTTTTAGACGTCGTTTTGCTATCAATCGAAGAGTCTACAGTGTTCAGGCCCCTAACCAATTATGGTAGGTAAATGTTATGTATAAGGAAAACaagtacatatgtgtgtgtggcgtgaatcacacatatactgtatgcacaaATAGTTTAAGTATATATTTACTTCCCAATAGGCATTTTGACGGCAACCACAAGCTGGTCAGGTGGCGGATGGTCTTTCATGGCTGTGTGGATGGCTTCAGCCGGACTATTATATACTTACGGTGCTTGACCAACAATAGAGCTTCAACCGTTCTGTCATTATTTATAGGAGGAGTACAGAACTTTGGCTTGCCCTTAAGGGTCAGATGTGATCATGGTatggaaaatgtaaatgttgccCGTTTTATGTTTGAACGAAGAGGCTTGAACAGTGTTATTACAGGTGTATCGGTCCACAACCAAAGGATTGAGAGACTATGGTCAGAACTCAATAGAGTTGTATCTAGACACTTTATAAACATCTTTAACTTCATGGAGGAACATGGTGTACTGGATTCATTGAatgaactacatttattttgtctgcattttgtttatttaccaAGGATTCAAAGAGCAGTAACAGAATTCATTAATCAATGGAACAACCATGGCCTCTCCACACAAGGGGGGCAAACACCTCTCCAGCTGTGGCACTCAGGTGTCATTAATAATGCAGGAATTCATCCAGCtataaacagcatttttgatgcCGATAACTACTATGGCATTGATGAAGAAGGGCCATTACCTGAACTTCAAACCAATAATAATGTTGTAATTCCAGACATAGATGTAACTATTAATGAGACCACAATGAACATTATTCAACAAGTGAACCCACTTGTAAATGATGGGAACCATGGAATAgatgttttttcttcccttctgCACTTTCTTCAGTGAATAACATGGGAGTCCTGTTAAACAAGAATTCTGATCGATcccaacatgtagctctgttgtttgtatatgtggaggtctgtcagtagagagaaactaaccaattggtgctgcctacaccaagTTATCCTCCTTTAGAGCACCAACAGGattcaacagggcaagttataaaCCTGTTTTTAGCATCTGACTGCTCTagagaaatgcatgaaagttctgttaattcagctgtgtttagttccagTGTTAAGAGCTTAGGGaacgtctacaaactacaacacagaaaagagataaaataaaaatatgtaggctatcaatttaatgattaaataagatAGTGTCTCCAAACATACCTCAGTTAttacttgtctcctgctagttgtaatacagcacttacttttagaaaaataagcatatgcttattttttaaaatatgtttgtatcttttttctgtgttgtagctTGAAGATGGTCCCTAAGCACTCTAACTGCCtgtcaacacaggaactaaacacagctgaattaacaaatttcatgcatttatttcacGTTAAAACACGTTTATAACTTGCCctttttaagcctgttgggtgctaactctaacAGGAGGATAaaacggtgtaggcagcaccgattggttagtttttctctctactgacagacctccacatttaaCAGAGCTACGTGTAGGAAtaaaccggaattctcctttaatgtttgttttcttcacatGTGCATTGTATTCTGTGAATTaaagttttattaaaacatttcaaaaaaatttaTGAAACATAAATGAACATgataaacatttgttaaaaaggaacaaatatCAAACAGACTTCAACAggcagagggagaaacagaataAGACAAAGGGATACTGAGCATATGTTCCcctttattgtttaaatttCAACTgtcaaaacaagttaaaaaattTTAAGTTTGGTAAGAATATGAAACATGccgttaaaaataaatgttaacattttaaaacataggGTAACTCAGTCAACTGAATTGTGgtgaaacaatataaaatacataaggTATATTGCATAGGGccttcaaaaatgaaaataactaatctttcttattttacattgtttttataaaaccgACTGAGACCAGCAGAAAGGTAGAGACGaacagagaaagtgagaaacaGACAAAAGGTTTTCAGAGCATGACATGTTCACGCCCTGCCAAACCCATATGTGTTTCCTAATGCAAAGTCAAACTTCTCCTTGAATAGTTGGTAAGACACATGCAGTGGCAACTTGATGCAGTTAACACATGTGTTGGCAAGAGGGAACATTGATGTAGAGAAGCCATCATCTCCTTTGTGTATGAACTGGACAGAAGGAGTTGGGGAAAAGCAGATAGGTGGTACCACAGATGCTCCAGTTGTGAAGGCCAATATCTTCTCTAGTTTGGATggcccttcttcttctgtaaaaacaaaaatatcagtGGTAGTTATTCCAATTAATGTGTATGAGAATTATCTCTAAAGCAATTAAGATCAGCTGATACTGAAGAAATTGTCCAGTAAGGAGTATTTCACTtcttaaaactaaatgtaaattcTAATCTAAATTCTGAATGCTTCTGCATTCAGAATTTAGatgtttagtttttagttttatagcAATGGTTATATAAGCGGTCTTTATCTTTCAACATTCGCAGGTTGCTTTGTGATAAAGGTTACAAATACCaagagaataaaataaaaagaatgatactaaaaaaacagatgcatCAGTTTATTTGGCCATTAAACTATTAATTACCTTCTGCATCTTGGAGATAGTCCCTCCAGAAAGTGATGACCATCTCTTCAGCAGCTCTCTTGTTGCTCCCTTCTGGAGAGAGATGAATGCTGAAAAGATCCTCCACCTGGTCAGCAGTCAGTGTGTTTGGCTCATAGCAGAACAGGGGTCTGAAGCTGTCTGGATGTTGTCGTATTTGGTCCAGAACCCCAAGAGTTTTCAGTCCTTCACAGAGTCTGTACAAACAACATAACGAATAACACAACGAATAACTGTACAATCCATAATTCAATTGTACACTGTCAAATTGTCCCTTGGTTTTATACAAACGTAAAAGATTTTGGGATGCTAGTCTTACactttgttggtcaatggttAAAATTATTAATCCTTTTGATATTGATCTGACTGTATAACAACTAACACTGAATACCTTTGAAATGGCCCTTGAAACATGACAATGTCTTGTACCAGCAGATCCCCGTCTCTTATCGACCGCATAGGCCTCAGACACCCTGCATTGGCCAAGTAGTCAAGCAAAGGACCATTTGACTTCTCAAGGTCCTCAAGGGTTGTACTTTCAGATACCTAGCATCACAAGAAGCAGCAAGATGGCTTGTTATGGAAGTTTCTTATTAATCTTTTAACTTATTAGTACAAACCCAGACACTAGTGGTCTGCATACTACAGAATGCCTAGAGGTCCCCTGACAGTTCATGGAAGTGTAGGTTTTTTCCCCACACATTGCTACAATGTGATAAATAAGAAGGGAAAAATGCTTGGCTGTAAACACTTGTCTGTTAAATAGTGGCATTCAAACTACAAAATATGGAAAAGGTGGGCTGAATATCcttttcaaaattgaaaacaacaacagaacctttaaactagtgctgtcaaatgattaattTATTCGTGATTAATGTAATAGTTAACTCACAATTCTtcacatttgtatctattctgAATGCCCCTTGACTtcttttttgtcccattattttatCTAATTTTAATGCTGTTATCAACATAGAAAAGTGGACCGACTGCTTTGtccaatttttttaatgaaaaacaacattggcaaatagcctactgtagtgttaaatgtcacacgtaacattctcacttggacaGTGTTCCATTGGGTGAGATTTCTTTGCTCCATCAATAAAAGGTGAAATAATACTGTGACgggagagagaatgagaaagaattggcatcagctgtgtgcttggccatcaagtggtatttcagactggacatgCTGAGGTGATCACTCAGTTCACaaggacaaaacacacagatcacattgatcttgtcaatggaacatttggaaactttaaaaaaaggaaactttccatTTAGAAacttattggcgtccattttgtcgtctcacgctcgccatccactcaaaacataaTGTTACTAGTCTTTGGCCAGCTAGCAAGCTTAAACGGCGTGTGCgcgttgttttgtttccagtctagctagatctggtggGTTTTGCAGTTTCTAACGTTACTTCTTATTGCAACAGCATGcggaaaaaactacaaagtttgctagcccaaaaagaacattattctgACAAAAAACACTTGATGCCGTTAAAATAAGTTTGCGTTAACAATGTTAATAACGCGCTTAcctgacagcactagttttgTGTGACTGAATCAAGtagattaataaaataaatgctgaGCAAATGTTTGTAATAACCATCAAAGTAAGATGGGAAAAACAGGCATTTACCTCACATCGTCTGGAATGTGCTCACCAAAGCCATCCCTGATGCGTTCGAAAACCATCTGATGGTCCCGGTCCTTCTGGAATTCAAAGGCACTGAGGATGTGTCCATGCTTGTGTAACCATGATTTTGGACCTTGTTTGCACACTATTCCCCATGATTGGTTAGGGAGTAGGATTACATCCTTGTTGAAATGGTCATGCTGCTGTGTCCTGACTCTGAAATAAGAACATAACAATCAGAACACATGAAAACAGCCAGTACAATACAAGTCATACTGCTATAGGAAATACAATACAAACTACTAATCACAACACCCtatcaaaataatataaagGGTATATAAGGATATTGGTTATCAATGTCAGTTATATTTAACCCGTTAATATTCATATTTAGGtaaaacatattcagtttaacCTATTTTATCACATCAAGCCCTGAACACTCTTCTTTACGTGATTTCTCTCTgtatttatcataatatttaagcaattgcacatttttatattcccaacttgtatatattaaaatatttgttcttgtattttattcctattattatttcatgtaaattgtatttgtgtatattgtatcctggtcttttattgtatttatattctgtgctgtgtgactgatttttcTACTGCAACACTATACTTACTCCAGTACTCCAACAATACTCCAGTTAGCTAGGTAGCACCTAGATGCACACACATGATTCTTGCACTTAATTCAGTGTACAGTGGACAGTGTAGCCTACCTATCTGGGCCCCCCTGCAAGACATAGCCTACTCCAAGTTTGCATTAGATCTGAGACCCTTAGGNNNNNNNNNNNNNNNNNNNNNNNNNNNNNNNNNNNNNNNNNNNNNNNNNNNNNNNNNNNNNNNNNNNNNNNNNNNNNNNNNNNNNNNNNNNNNNNNNNNNtcagtagtgtatgtaagagcatttcacatgtgtttgtgagaggtaattctgaaTAATGTCCCTGACGGCCCCTCATATATGTGATCGTAACACTGACAGAGAGCATTTTTCCACAGAattagtattttttactttgaatattTATAATAAGCCTACTCTACTCACACACGTTTATATACAGGAAGTAAGGTTTTGaaaacaggacttttacttgagttTGCTGCTTGAACTTCAAAAACAATCTTCATACAGTGTATATTTTGTTCACCttgttttcttagttttcttcattttcctgTCATTATTAATACTTTCCACCAAAGAAGGCctacctttcaaaataaaacttttaataCATGTAAGGCAGaatgtgttttgagtttttatatAAACTGACAGATTTTGCAGCTTTTCGCCAACGGAATAATTTGAAAGATGCcacttaattatttaaaatggcagtttgaaatgaaatgtttgtgtaGTAACATTTGTGGCCAGTACCGATTTATTATAAACCAAGGTAGATTGATTTTAGACctcatgttttagtttttatcagCCAAAATAGAAATGGTTTCATACAGGCCACATGGTGGTGCTATCCACATAGACAAATAATCACTTGTTCCCTGGATCATGGCCTGGCCTTGCACTAAATGTCAGTGAAGCCTGTTTGGAGATAGAGTAatcaacagacaaacaaacaggatcaaaTACAAAATCCCCTTGCTCGCTCGTACTGTGCTGTATACATCAGACATTCAGGCCAAAATCTATTTGTAACATAACAGAAGACATGACAGCCACATTACAATAAGCCATCAggttatacatactgtacatgaaaaataatttaaaacttcttcaatttaaataattcatcAAGTTATCTGCTGTCACAGGGATCCATGATCAGCTCCAGGTTTTCTGAATACCCAATACAGATTCTGTCCCTGCCATGTTTTATTCTGCTGCTGTGGACTTTGTTTTCTCAGACACCACCAGGTGGCGCACTGAGTCTGACATTGCGGATTAATGGAGTCCCACAGTGtttgatattaaataaataacatacaataaagaaacacacacacaatagttCATCCAACCACGAATAGTGAAATAATCcagtacatttaaaatctcATCTCATTGTTATgcagtgttgtttatgtttttcatttgacaAGAACGAGAGTTTATTGGAggtcattttcatttatttcagtcgagcagtttttatttcaaaaggtcctttttccaatttctttttttcatgatgACATTTTTCCCCCAATGGACTTTTTATTGCATAATACCACTTTTCATTGCAAAGCCATCATCTGTCAATCAATAATGCTGTTTGCAAAGCAACAACCAAGTTGATCAAATGTATTGGATTATTTCACAATTCCATGGTTTTATTCACTTCATCATTTCTTATTTATATTCTTTAATAATGAACACTTTGggtcccccccccaaaaaagacaCTTTCACATTTTACCAGCACCCATGCCTTGTGCAACTACTTTCTAAAGTGCCGGTAAATGGCAAGTTTTGTATAGAAATCTATATGCCAACAACAGGACTTACTCAATATAATGTTCCTAATAGCATCAAAGATAACCTCTTACTATATGTTCTAGTTCCAGAAATTACTTTcaagacatttagaaaaaaaaaaagactgaattcGAAGTAGAAAGAAATTCAACCCAGTGTTTTAAACTGTAAGTGACCTCTTGACACATGCTTTGCCCAAAGGGATTCAGGGCCAACCTGGACCCCCTTTCTGTGTTTTAAGAGGTGGGAGAAACAGGTTTTCTGGGGATTTGAAGCTTTGTTCTCGGGGCCTTCACAATTTCTTCCCCCATCAAACCTCCACTggccttttgtgttttcaaaacCCTGAATGCTTTATTGAAAATATGCATACATAACACTTTTCCtacacaacaatacaaaacagtACAATCACTTTTGTAAATAACACATTAAACGCAAAGCCACACATCACCCCTTCCCGCCATAGCCCAAGGAACTTAGAGATGCTACGGTAAGCATTTAGTGTTCCCCACCCAGGCCCTCCCCACCACCGCCATCACCTCTGAGAGATATAAGACATAATTAAATCAGAAACAACTCCCTTGGTAAACTCAGACAAAAGAAGAGTGGACACCAGGTTGCATACAGACATAGCATTTGTCACCAGCAGGTGAATGATAGGTTTGAAACTCTTGTTAGGGTTTAGTGTGTGATTTGCCTCAAGTCTTCTGAAATAATGTAGGGTGAGGAGGACTCCATTCGGCATCCAGGAGTTAAGATAAAGGTTCCCAAAGTGTGAATATCAGACCATGACACGTTAACCTACAGAAAACACCAAGAGCGCCGTTTGGCTTTGAGAAAGATCAGATCAATCAACAATGGCACACCAAGAGAGAGATTTCGGTCAATTACACAGACATGCGGTAAAGTAGATTTTCACATGAAGGAAACTCTTTAAAGGCGAGGGGTGGATAAGTTCAAACCTGATTTGATTGTAGGTAACACATTTCCTAAAAACTATCCCCACTCCAATTGACATGGGTGGTACTGTGCATATTCATTTGTAATAATAGTGGTAGATAAAATGCAACtgaacagagaaacaaaagaaatatataaaagaaagatAACAGGGGGTTATAAAGAGTACAAAAGAAATGAGGAGTCCAAATGTCTGgttatattttaatatgatCATACAGGGATAGAGGTCAACCAAAAATGatataatgtgaacaaaaaaaatttaagtaacaaaaaaaagttcaataaaaacagacagaaaagcacggtcttaaacatgttttactgtatATCAGTCTGTAGCAAATAGTCATAACATACCCTAAAAAAAGAGAGGACGAAAGCTTTGAATGGCGCACTGACCACTGAATAACTTGGTTGGAGAGCAAGGCAGGGAAGGAGGAGTAATTCTGAATTCACTCTAAGATCCAACAGTGGTATACCTCGAGATGCCTTATACGCACAAGGTTCCTTTTCAGATGTTTACAAGATGATTAGTCACTGCTTTTGGATGCATAGAGGCATAGTGGGGGTTCAATTCCTTTAGCAATCTCTGGTTCGGTTTTGAGTCATTGCCAA from Etheostoma cragini isolate CJK2018 chromosome 18, CSU_Ecrag_1.0, whole genome shotgun sequence encodes the following:
- the LOC117961171 gene encoding G2/M phase-specific E3 ubiquitin-protein ligase-like isoform X2 — encoded protein: MRSIRDGDLLVQDIVMFQGPFQRLCEGLKTLGVLDQIRQHPDSFRPLFCYEPNTLTADQVEDLFSIHLSPEGSNKRAAEEMVITFWRDYLQDAEEEGPSKLEKILAFTTGASVQFIHKGDDGFSTSMFPLANTCVNCIKLPLHVSYQLFKEKFDFALGNTYGFGRA
- the LOC117961171 gene encoding G2/M phase-specific E3 ubiquitin-protein ligase-like isoform X1, coding for MRSIRDGDLLVQDIVMFQGPFQRLCEGLKTLGVLDQIRQHPDSFRPLFCYEPNTLTADQVEDLFSIHLSPEGSNKRAAEEMVITFWRDYLQDAEEEEGPSKLEKILAFTTGASVQFIHKGDDGFSTSMFPLANTCVNCIKLPLHVSYQLFKEKFDFALGNTYGFGRA